The proteins below come from a single Stomoxys calcitrans chromosome 1, idStoCalc2.1, whole genome shotgun sequence genomic window:
- the LOC131997724 gene encoding uncharacterized protein LOC131997724 produces the protein MSSLERFIRANDKLVNFEQGLTEANISESSIFALEIHRDELKSIWATVKSLYDKCIDHFDSQSKKPSGEANDDGNNSPESDSDSEGSDLDSINARFHASYETYVRIVSKLSAHIHRRTNVTPTQQASVQPSNFHLPACDTESFRGDYQSWPSFRDMFSAIYVNNSSLSKVQKLFHLRKKTEGEAHDIVKKCPLTNNGFDIAWSNLKDRFENKRMLVHSQLRILFNLSTITTESSEDIKCLQRDINSCISSLKLYDIDVSSWDAIFVFVCSTKLPRVTLSLWEQSIKNKKDISKWTDLDSFLSSRYQTLETICEINGPFNADKTNSSCKKQATPLNKKINSNHAKVSPPTSNPPCNLCANEPHTIRKCPKFLNMKIDDRQSCIRRLNLCLNCFAKAHSVKDCKSPHNCYSCGKRHNTLLHRDVKPVHDTNPASSHSQIQNSELQQIQSTIPQSSVHHASLEQVSFPPFSSSASNIQSCFAAHSQNVLLGTALVEISHLGLKYFVRALIDSGSQGTFISERVFNILKLPFQPIEADIAGLNGVTSAKSRKMATFSISPRFDSDLHVNVTALVVPQLSGDLPTSSINPSVLVEFPNIRLADPKFLESSRIDLLIGADIFINILLDNVRRNICGSLVAQETIFGWIITGPIRNNPKVSSYSTIVSYFSETNLEKQLKRFWEVEEVPQKPLLSESDSFCEKLYSETTKRDSDGRYIVSLPFKESFSYNSPQIGRSRSIASAQFLRNESRLSKNMSLKDEYDSVIQEYLDLGHMAKVPIPVEEEFPRHYYLPHHAVIKPDRTTTKVRVVFNASCPTSSGTSLNDILYPGPVLQNDLTLLLLRWRLYRYVFSADIEKMYRQIRINKDHSCFQRILFRTKPKEQIQDFELQTVTFGVNAAPYLAIRTLMQLAEDCSSFYPLASHIIRDDMYVDDVLTGCHDLQLALKATDQLISALNSACFPLRKWASNSKEILQSLPKEHILKEDFLLFDDSSLTKTLGVRWNAMLDKFLFVIQATPCKESYTKREVLSEISKIFDPAGWLAPIVVLAKILMRHVWLSKVDWDEKITSKCFQDWKNLLDDFSTINSIQIPRWISYAPSFRIQFHAFCDASENAYAAVIYSRVEDESRHVSVNLLTSKSRVAPVKCLSIPKLELLGATLLAEVVESVIPSMNLPSYEIFKWTDSTIVLAWLRKPACNWKTFVANRVSTISSKVGIDNWFHVDTLFNPADLASRGVYPKDLIENNLWWCGPKWLSESRNSWPISDDIIDDTELEQKALRVHLATNSDNHEIIGRFSSFHRAIRVICYIFRFFHKTHPKHRDSVTFDSVELKVTEVKAVRNRLIVLAQAEGFPEVVEALRLKKAVPKSSNILNLNPFLDENGVIRAFGRLAYSPSLSYDERAPHMGGLWEAGVKSFKTHLKKISGGFTYTFEEFCTLLTKIEACLNSRPISTMSEDFTDLNPLTPGHFLIGGPILAPPEPNYDTHPESVVNRWQRVKVLQQHFCQRWKSEYLKELHKRNKWKNPAKNVEIDSIVVIRDENLPPNEWRIGRVTHVHPGKDKRVRVASVYTSKGVITRPITKLVLLPTQ, from the exons ATGAGCTCCTTAGAACGATTCATCCGGGCTAATGATAAGCTAGTTAATTTCGAACAGGGATTAACTGAGGCAAATATTTCCGAATCATCTATTTTCGCTCTAGAGATACACCGCGATGAGCTTAAATCAATTTGGGCAACTGTCAAAAGCCTTTATGACAAATGTATAGATCATTTCGACAGTCAGAGCAAAAAGCCATCCGGAGAAGCCAATGATGATGGGAATAACTCCCCTGAATCAGATTCTGATAGCGAAGGCTCTGACCTAGACAGCATAAATGCAAGATTTCACGCTTCTTATGAAACCTACGTCAGAATTGTTTCAAAACTTAGTGCCCATATTCATAGACGAACAAATGTAACTCCCACTCAGCAAGCATCCGTCCAGCCTTCTAATTTTCACCTTCCAGCTTGCGATACGGAATCTTTCCGTGGAGATTACCAATCCTGGCCTTCGTTTCGAGACATGTTCTCTGCCATATACGTGAATAACTCCAGTCTTTCCAAGgttcaaaaattgtttcattTGAGGAAGAAGACAGAGGGAGAGGCACATGACATTGTCAAAAAATGTCCCCTGACAAACAACGGCTTTGACATCGCATGGTCGAATCTTAAAGATAGATTCGAAAACAAAAGAATGTTAGTCCATAGTCAGCTTCGAATTCTATTTAATTTGTCCACGATTACTACGGAGTCAAGTGAAGATATTAAATGCCTTCAACGCGACATCAACTCCTGCATTTCGTCCTTGAAATTATATGATATTGACGTCTCAAGCTgggacgcaatttttgtttttgtctgctCTACGAAACTTCCTCGTGTTACTCTTTCTCTGTGGGAGCAATCCATTAAAAACAAGAAAGATATTTCAAAATGGACAGATTTAGATTCGTTTTTGTCAAGCAGATACCAGACGTTGGAGACAATTTGTGAAATAAACGGTCCCTTCAATGCAGATAAGACGAATTCAAGCTGTAAGAAACAGGCAACGCCCTTGAATAAGAAAATTAATAGCAACCATGCGAAGGTTTCTCCCCCCACTTCAAATCCACCATGCAATTTATGTGCAAATGAGCCTCATACAATCCGCAAATGCCCTAAGTTTCTTAACATGAAAATAGATGATAGACAATCTTGTATCCGAAGATTGAATTTATGTCTCAATTGTTTCGCAAAAGCCCATAGCGTAAAGGACTGCAAAAGTCCTCACAACTGCTACTCGTGTGGAAAGAGGCATAATACTCTCCTGCATCGTGACGTTAAGCCTGTTCACGATACGAATCCTGCCTCAAGTCACTCCCAAATTCAAAATTCTGAACTCCAACAGATACAGTCCACAATCCCCCAATCTTCCGTTCATCACGCAAGCCTCGAACAGGTATCTTTCCCGCCTTTTTCGTCCTCTGCAAGTAACATCCAATCATGTTTCGCTGCACATTCTCAAAATGTTCTTCTCGGCACTGCGCTGGTTGAAATCAGTCATCTCGGACTGAAATATTTTGTGAGAGCCCTGATAGACTCAGGTTCACAAGGAACGTTCATATCTGAACGTGTCTTCAATATCCTCAAACTGCCTTTCCAACCAATCGAGGCCGACATTGCGGGTCTCAATGGTGTCACGTCAGCAAAATCCAgaaaaatggcaacattttctataagcCCTCGTTTTGACTCCGACTTGCATGTCAATGTAACAGCTTTGGTCGTGCCGCAACTTTCAGGAGATCTTCCAACAAGTTCCATTAATCCTTCGGTTCTTGTAGAATTTCCGAACATTCGGCTTGCTGATCCAAAGTTTCTTGAAAGTAGCCGAATCGATCTGCTTATTGGCGCGGACATATTCATTAATATTCTTTTGGACAATGTTCGTCGAAACATTTGCGGCTCTCTTGTCGCTCAAGAGACAATATTCGGATGGATAATTACAGGACCTATCCGGAATAATCCTAAAGTATCATCCTATTCTACTATAGTTTCCTACTTTTCAGAAACGAATTTAGAAAAACAGCTAAAgcgtttttgggaggtggaggaAGTTCCGCAAAAGCCTCTACTCTCCGAATCCGATTCATTTTGCGAGAAATTATATTCGGAAACAACCAAACGTGACTCTGATGGGAGATATATAGTGTCTCTGCCGTTCAAGGAATCCTTTTCATATAACTCTCCACAGATAGGACGATCCAGGTCCATAGCTAGTGCTCAATTCTTGAGAAATGAGTCTCGACTATCCAAAAACATGTCGTTAAAAGACGAATATGATTCTGTCATCCAGGAATATTTAGACCTAGGCCATATGGCCAAGGTTCCTATTCCTGTTGAGGAAGAGTTTCCAAGGCACTATTACCTCCCCCACCATGCGGTGATAAAACCCGATAGAACCACTACCAAAGTCAGAGTGGTCTTCAATGCCTCATGTCCAACATCCTCGGGAACATCACTTAATGACATTCTCTATCCAGGCCCAGTACTTCAGAATGACTTGACTCTTCTTCTTTTGCGCTGGCGTCTCTATCGCTATGTTTTCAGTGCCGACATCGAAAAGATGTATCGGCAAATAAGGATTAATAAAGATCATTCTTGTTTCCAGAGAATTCTGTTTCGAACAAAGCCAAAGGAACAGATTCAAGATTTCGAACTGCAAACCGTAACCTTTGGTGTAAATGCAGCTCCATATTTGGCTATTAGAACTCTAATGCAGCTCGCAGAAGACTGCAGCAGTTTTTATCCTTTGGCAAGCCACATTATTCGAGACGACATGTACGTGGACGATGTTTTAACTGGTTGCCACGATCTCCAATTGGCTTTAAAGGCTACAGATCAATTGATCTCAGCCCTTAATTCCGCATGTTTTCCACTTAGAAAATGGGCATCCAATTCTAAGGAGATTCTCCAGTCCTTACCCAAAGAGCACATCTTGAAGGAAGATTTCCTTCTTTTCGATGACAGCAGCCTAACCAAGACTTTAGGTGTGCGGTGGAATGCCATGTTAGATAAGTTCTTATTCGTAATTCAGGCAACGCCATGTAAGGAGAGTTACACGAAAAGAGAGGTGCTTTCCGAAATATCTAAGATTTTCGATCCAGCTGGATGGCTAGCACCCATAGTCGTCCTAGCGAAAATTCTTATGCGACATGTGTGGTTATCCAAGGTTGATTGGGATGAGAAAATTACTTCCAAATGTTTCCAAGATTGGAAAAATCTTCTAGATGACTTCTCAACTATCAACTCAATCCAAATCCCACGTTGGATTTCCTACGCACCCTCATTTCGTATCCAATTTCACGCATTTTGCGATGCATCGGAAAATGCATATGCAGCAGTCATTTACTCCCGTGTGGAGGATGAAAGCAGACATGTTTCTGTAAATTTGCTAACATCCAAATCCAGGGTAGCACCAGTCAAATGCCTTTCCATTCCTAAACTTGAACTCCTTGGGGCTACCTTGCTCGCAGAAGTTGTCGAGTCAGTAATTCCTTCAATGAATCTTCCAAGTTATGAAATATTCAAATGGACTGATTCAACTATTGTTTTGGCTTGGCTGCGAAAGCCCGCATGCAACTGGAAAACTTTTGTTGCAAACCGCGTATCCACCATAAGCAGCAAGGTAGGAATTGACAATTGGTTCCATGTTGATACCCTATTCAATCCAGCGGACTTAGCTAGCCGCGGAGTTTATCCCaaagatttaattgaaaataatctCTGGTGGTGCGGACCTAAGTGGCTGTCCGAATCTCGAAACAGTTGGCCTATATCAGACGATATCATAGACGATACTGAATTGGAACAGAAAGCCCTACGAGTACATCTTGCTACCAACTCCGATAATCACGAAATTATAGGTCGCTTTTCTTCTTTTCATCGGGCTATTCGAGTCATTTGTTATATATTCCGATTCTTTCACAAGACTCATCCAAAGCACCGCGATTCAGTCACATTCGATTCTGTCGAGTTAAAGGTTACAGAAGTAAAGGCAGTTAGAAATAGATTAATAGTTCTAGCTCAAGCGGAAGGATTTCCAGAGGTGGTTGAAGCTTTACGACTAAAGAAAGCTGTCCCAAAGTCTTCTAACATTCTTAACTTAAATCCATTTCTGGATGAGAATGGAGTTATTCGCGCGTTTGGTCGACTCGCGTATTCGCCATCCCTTAGCTACGATGAAC GCGCACCCCATATGGGTGGCCTATGGGAAGCCGGGGTGAAAAGTTTTAAGAcccatttgaagaaaatttctggCGGTTTCACCTACACCTTCGAAGAATTTTGTACTCTTCTGACAAAAATAGAAGCTTGTCTTAATTCGAGGCCTATTTCCACAATGTCAGAGGATTTCACTGACTTAAATCCGCTCACACCAGGACATTTTCTCATAGGAGGACCAATTTTGGCTCCTCCAGAGCCTAATTACGACACTCATCCTGAGTCTGTGGTTAATCGTTGGCAACGTGTCAAGGTCCTTCAGCAACATTTTTGCCAACGTTGGAAATCCGAGTATTTAAAGGAGCTCCATAAGAGGAACAAATGGAAAAATCCAGCAAAGAACGTAGAAATTGATTCCATTGTCGTTATCCGCGACGAAAATCTTCCACCAAACGAATGGCGAATTGGTCGAGTTACTCATGTTCATCCAGGAAAAGATAAGCGTGTACGAGTAGCCTCCGTTTACACATCAAAGGGTGTGATTACTCGTCCAATTACAAAACTCGTTCTACTTCCCACCCAATAG